Within the Glycine soja cultivar W05 chromosome 3, ASM419377v2, whole genome shotgun sequence genome, the region AGAAGCATCTTTAAACagacactttttttatataaaaaaacagctTCTAACAACTTGAACACATGCAACTTGTTTAAGGTTATCATTCAAGTGTGAGAAAGATATTTCTTTGCTCTTAACAAACTTTTGATTATTAAGAAACATCATGAGCCAATAATATCAAAGAAAGATTTAATTCGCAATTAGGAGTTTTTTAACATAAGTATACTTATTTAATCTAGAATAttcctaaaatatattaatttattaaaaaattcttagATTACACTAGTTTTATGGAACAGTAAAAAAGTCGGTTTTGATTACTTCGATTTCCGtacgttgatttttttttaatttaaattattaaaataatataaatattatattatataaatatatttttattatataaatatatttatataatataatatttatattagtttaataatttaaaaaaaaaaaatcaatgcacGAAAGTTGGGATGATCAAATTCGACTTCCTTAATGTCCCATTAAACTAATGtagtttaacaattttttagtaaattagtgtattttaagaatattctagattaaatagatataattatgaagaaaaaaaaaccgcAATCAAGCTTAACCCATATAAAGGTGAATTAAATTTTGTGcacaaattatatttagttcTTTTTATCTCGATATGGGttgaactaaaaaaaacacacaaattaaatttttgttaaactTGAATTCCATTTAGAAGTTCAAATTGAATCTAGACTTTTTAGTCTGAGTCATTATAACTTATAACTCACATCAAACTCTAAATTAGTCCAGTCCAACATGAACTTGTCCAATGAAATATAAGGTTTGAGTTTTAAAGGGCATGACTATATgtcattatttttatcttaatctaaTTGTGGTCCGATCTAGGCTTAGATCCATAAAAAGTTAGTATAAACTAAGCTTTTAATGAGTTAGATTGGATCCTACTTTAGAAACTTGAATTGAATTTGAGATTTTTGGCCCAACCTATTATAACCCACAACCATCCTAACTTAAATTTGCCTAATGAAGCATTCAGCCTAGACTTTAAATTTTGAGCACAACTTAAATCTGAACCCTTTTAACATGATTTGATCACGATAAAATCTAGCCTTTTTTCTGTAAAGCTTGTAAAacctttgttgttttgttttgttcttaCTTCAAAAGTTCTTATATCGCAACCGTATATGAAGAACCTCATATTTTAATGAATCTTTTTTAAAGCAAATCATAAGAAtgacaataagttttttaaattgaaattacaaaatatattattaacattacttttgggtaaaataaaaaataaaactcacatTTGTGTGTGATCTTATCAACTTAATACTCTATAGTAATTAAGCTGTTTTCGCACCCCTCTTGAACATCAATTTTCCACCGACTTGTGCTAGCATTGAGATTTCTGAGTGTACGTTTATTGTAAAACTAGTCTTTTATTCAGGATAATGGTCTGCATTCCACAGTAATTTCTTATAATACTATTATGTCAGACAAAATTTTCCAACCTTCCAGGAGATTATAGATAGAGTGACCACTCTCACCTAGTAAAATTTACGATGTGCATGGACTTGACATTCTTATTAATTAGATATTTCTTAACTACTAGCCACATAAGTTgcgtccattttttttttcagaattaaTGAAACCTGTGCCCCGCGTCCCTATTCTTGTCTTTGGTAGTTGGTACCATAATGTTTACTAGTAGTTAGTACGGAGTATATGGCTAGCAGAATGGTTAGAAGAAGCTTTCATCTAAAAAACAAGAATCATTAGAAGAGGCTTGAGTAGTTACTCAAAACGTTTAGTGTATAAAATATGCTAAGCCACGTATCACATTCATTATTGTATTTCACCAAACAAATATTACTCAAGAAAAGAAATCATATGCATATCTAGAACCTTGAATAAATGAATATGCCCATAATCCGATCCCTTTCACCAATACATAGTAATCTACCTAGTACACCAATTTAAAAAGTTCGGTGAACTTTAGAAGTTGAGATtcctatataatatataagtttttacATATACAAGTTTTATTCGTTAAGGTTTCACATAGCAAGAAATTAATGCCTATAAAAACAACATCGATCTAATGTGTCAAAGGTAGGGCATATATAAGTGTTCCTTTTTAAATTCACTATTTTATGTTCATAATTTGAGGCAGAAAAATCGACCGCACTTGACGGAGGATATTTAACTATATATGTGAGACACACGAGATTTCTCTTCGGGATTCACCAATGGAAGTCAGCTAGCCATGAGCTTGAGTTGAGAGAGACATAGACACTTCAGCAAAATTTTACGATTTCCATAATATTGTTGGGAATGTCACGTTCTTGTTGTTGTCACCTTCGTTGTGAAGACtagaatgtgtgtgtgtgtgtgtgacaaTGCTTGTGCTAGTTTCAAGAAACTGGTTTAGTTTCCCTTTTCTCAATCCCAATTTGTCTTTATTGGGATTTTATGTTCCATCTGAGTTGAATTTACACTATATTGCTTCCATAGGAGACAAACTTGGAACTGTTGCATCTTGTGTCCCTTCCCCATGTTAGGTGCGGAACACCCTGGCTTTGGTTAGTTCCTGCCAGagtgtaaaaatatatatatatattttatgtgttcCGCATTAAAAAAAgttcccaatttttttttttaaaaaaaaatctattttatgtGTAGAAAGGATTGAGTTTCCAACTAgtacaataaaatattaaaatgggaCTAATCTATTTTGAAATAGAAAGATATTTCATAACCTCTTTTCGAATTAACTAATGAGGCTTGTTTTCTAAATATTATAGGacatgtatatttttatatgtgtaAAATTATACTTCTATCTAACAATGTTATCATATAACTTAGTTTAATGAGTTTAATATTAAAcacattaaaatatatgaacAATAATTTAATGAGCTTATTTTTACATACTAgtcttttaaagatttttttagtctatattattttttttattttgctttagtTTTCACTGTTAAGTAAAGCGTtgattaatttcataataaCGATGATATCAATAACTCATTAATTTATCACATCATTGAAAAGTATAATAGattataatatgttaaaaaaattgtaaacaatatttttttaatatctcatCAACTAGTATGcgttaataattgtttttaacaAATGATGGGGAATTTAAAAGTAcaattcactaaaaaaaattcgTTTGACTATTATATTAAACGCCTTGATTGATGTGGCAAGTCAATCAACTTTCAAGTTATGCTACCTGTTAATGTTGTCAATTGTCACTTGACAatgtacaaataaaaaaaaaatccagaaactaaagaaaatctttaaagtattaataaaagcaaaaataagatAGTTTATAGGGACCAAATTGTTATTTAagtgtatttattttaatttttttttttacacggTTGATGATatagattaattataataaatggaTGATGATCGTGACACTAAGAGtcgtagagagagaaaaataatcttaaaaagatattcatattaaaatagattaaattttaACACATTTCTAAAAAGAGTAAATTGTAACTATGGACGCCTTTGTCCAATTGACCTAAGGAATTAATGTTAGACTTATTTGGATCTCTTGCAATTCATGGAGGATGAGTAGTTGGAGTTTATAGAaagtttattttatgaaatctcTTAGAGATCAAAAAGATTATGCATACGTTAATTTATCACCAACCAAGTAGAGATGAATACTATGTGATAGTAATAAGAAATTATTCTTTGGCACTTAATCAAGATATTAAGGAGGAGGAATAGACTATTCCAGTTGGATATCGTAAAAAATTTCTTACAATTGCATAGGAACATGTTCATTTTTGAAGTATTTTTCCCTtaacaatatattttctattttaaaatggaaGGAAATAcaatgtcattttttaaaaaatgaagcaaATTACAATGCAATTTAAttgtctttaaaataattaatttttctaaatcttttattaaacattattttaaatataaaatagatagaTTAGTCCAAATAAAGTGCTGTCGATTTGAGAATTTCATGGATATTTCCGGATAGTTATAAATTCATGGGGCCTCTTTCATGTACCCCCACTTATCTATTTTATAGTTTAGGTTCAGTTACTTACCTTttctatttgtttctttttccgtcaattaaggaaataagaaaagaaaaaagtcttTTATTGATAAcagattttattttaggatTATTATTTAGCTAaagtatgttttttatttgtttaatagtACATCAAAGAAGACAAGTTCGAGTTAtcgaaaaaaagagaagaagacaaGTTCGTTGCTTTGATTTGTATTGTTGTGGGAGCAATTGGCTTGTAATTGTAAATTATTGTGTTACGTATGAAAATACATCCTTTTATGGCCCGTGCATTGAATGTTTGTAAATATAGgaatagattaaaattaaagttgaatCTATTTAGAATATACCAAAACATTATcatatttacaataattttcaaaattgaaactgttaatttaaatcatttttattttaaaactcatatttacaataattttcaaatagttTACACTATGAAATTCTTTATATTACTactataatttatcaaaattaaactgcaaaaaaaaatttacataataatataaCTATATTTATTCCTGTTGGCGTTGGAAATTTACACACAATAGATATATAtaacatgaatatatatatatatatatatatatatatatatatatatatatatatatatatatatatatatatatatatatatatatatatcttcagGGAAAATAAGGgacagagagaaaaagaaagtcgGCAAAAATACCAAAACCATGTGCGAAAGAAGGTTTGTTGGATCTATAGCTATTCCTATCATTTTCCCTCATTTAAGAAGACCAACTACCCACGTCTTAGAATCAACTTGTATTTACttggtttttttattaactgaataaaaaaattgcaaccaCATCACATGATAATGATGTGAGTACATACTGCAACGTAACCTTCAATGCATCAATTGTATATACGAATgctcagaattttttttaaaaaaaaaggaaaaatagaaatgCATACAAGATTTTCTACTCTGAACAGAGCATATATCCATATTCAGGAACTGGTTGGCTTTAGCATAAAGGACTAGTCTCTTGTAATGTAGCGAATGAAAgttcaattttttgttggatTAAGTATTTTGAACAGAATTGTTTTTAAAGGAGgatatacatttttatatttttttatgaagtcTTGAGAAGGATAGATgtgtacattaaaaaaaatgaaaaaaaaaatcactaatggTCATGCACATAATTACAAACCAatattgcagtaaaaaaataattattcaccaatattattaattaacacGCTGTGGCCTTTAATTTGCACTCTTCTCATATATATTTTCTCTTGATAATGATCCTCTACGACTCTGAAGAAAAAAGTTGATGTCAAGTTAGTTAGCATTTTAACAGTACCTCTTCATCAAACTTCAAGGACCATGAAGAAATTAATGCACTGGTTGACTTCTCAAGTTCGAATATATAAACCACTTAATTATCACTATCATCTTTATTAATTATCTCCATGTTGTTACATCAAATACTCAGTTATAAGAAGGGAATTCCCCTTAATTAATAACTAGGATACTATACATTATGGTTGCAATTACGTCACAATCCTTTacactgcaaaaaaaaattgtaaaaaaataaaatacaattaatgCAATTACAATTGTGGTTGTGGTACGCTCATTGCGAGTCAAGAAACTTTTACATGGCATTGCAAATGCAACCTGCGGTTGCTGATCATTCTATTAAAACCATGCTGTATATATGTACTATATATATACGGCAAAattaagagaaagagagagcatGACTCTTCATTTAGCCAGTACCATGATTTATGATAGAAGTTATAGTGAGGATAATATGGTGTGAATTGCCAATAAATGAAGACCTAGAAGACCAATGCAATTAGACCATAGATATAAAGTATAGTCATGAGTAATTCttcttataataatataatataaactataaagatCTAAATATATATACCTGTCCCAGGAgatatatacatatatgcatGTACCTTCTGGAAACATGTCTGATgtacatattatttatatatatatatatatatatatatatatatatatatatatatatatatatatatatatatatatataattagaaagATAAAGAATTAGAAGAAGAAGTAGAAACACTGTCAAAACAGTCATTAAGTTTCTGTAGTCATACTTATGCTAGCGAAACTAAACATTTTTCAACTATAATGAGAGGCCCTTTCTTCAATTAATGttgttctttctcttcaatATTTCAGGGCTTAATTAACACACTTCATTGTTGTTGCTTAGTTGTGATGAGGAGGGTGTGTCTTTGGTGGCGAATAGTCCAAGTCAAACCCAGGGTGTTTCTGACGAGGTTTCTTGTTATTGTGAGGCACACGCCATGAAACTGAAACAAGAGACTTTTGTAGAGCACCACCACCTGAAGCATTTGCATCAGTAGCTTTGTGCACTACCCTATGATGGTTAGTGCTTCTTTGGTTTCTTGGCTTCACAGAATCACCAACCAATCGAGTCTCCGTCTTGTTGTGACCAGCTTCATTGAGCTGCTTTGGAGAGGAATCAAGTCCATTTTTCTCATCACTCTACATAAAATAAAGGCCCAGTGAGACATGTAACTCATACAAATGAAAGTTAATAAAGGGCTAGTAACATTTTTTGTATCAAGAGAGTTCTTATGATAAACCCAAAGAAATGTAAGAATTTATTTGAATAACCTTTTTCACAAGTACGTACTTCTAAGAaagtatataagaaaaaaaaatgagttttttcataaattaaaataaatttgtgtatAAACTAATTTGCAGAAATCATTTCATATTAGGTTTTTTGAGTGATAAGTTTTAACTTAAACATAaacttattttagtttataagaaaatttatttcattttttcttgttattttttttaaaagtgtttatgaaaaaaattatctaaatacACAAGAAAATCAATGAATTTCTCTTTCAGCCATTACTATGATAGGAGAAGTTATGAGAATTGGTATGATATCCGGAAGAATATTAAAGAATtggaatgaaattaaaagtTTCTCAATGTCAATaccaaaattcttaaatttttgaAGGTTACATAGAATTTCTCTATATatcaatacatatatataaattatagtaCTAGGTAGATAACAATTACCTTGATAGAGAAGTAGGATTTCTCTTCCAGCTTCTTATTCAGAGGGCTAAGATGCCGGGCATAACATGCATGCAATGAAATGCCcagaaacaaaagaagaaggTATGCAGTTGATGACATGCTATGAAGTCTGAAATGTTTTTGTGAAAAACTTTGTTGTGGGGTGAGGAAAATGTAGGGAGGGTAGCACGAATATTTGTAGTAACTAGGAAATAAATGAGCATTAAATGCAATATCTCAAGGAAGAACAAGGAGTTCTCTTATAGAACATGGAGTTGTAGGGGGTGAAAGAAGTAAATGAGAGAAAATGTAAATATGGTAGCCACCTCTCTTTTGTCCCTTCCTTCTCAAATGTCAATTTATTGGGTCCCAAGAGAGGGGAAAGAGAAGAAACACAAATCCTTCCTCAGAGATATAtacaagagaagagagagagagaatgtgtGTGTCGAAAATAGAGAttggtaattattttaattttgaaaaatagcaTTAGACTCATTAGAGGGGATATGTAAAGTGAAACATGAACCAAAATCAAGAATGCCACTGCCTCCCATATTGGTTCGACCGAGGAGCTTTTCATTCCCTAGCCTGTCCTTTTTGTTTAGGGCTCTCGAACAATATCTGAATGGCTAGTGCCCCTTGtttcttgtcatttttttccattttatgtataaaatatttttgtgcaaCTTTTATTACAACTAAAAAAGATGAAatgagaagagagaaaagtatagaaaaaaataataatgatgtagcggtataaaaaagtaataatactagtgtgtaaaaaaaattatctgactcttttaatttaaacatgtttagattttagaaattaaattaatgtattttaaagaCCAGTTCAAGTGATACTAGTCATCCTAACATAGTTTAATATAATGTTCTATATTTTGTAAGAAATAATATTTCTGGCcttttattataagaaaatattaagtGTCTAGCTATATTCTTTGTCATCCTAACAGTctcacaattaatattttttgttttgtttttgaggTTTGAGTCTTGGTAAGGATTGAGAAAacggattaaaataaaagatttcacTAAAAGTaggtaattaaatttttttaatagagattAGTCATCACTAGAATTAACAGATATTCTGCAtgcaaccaaaaaataaaaaaatctaaaagacTGATGCTCCTTTATTTCTTGTCATTTTGCCCTAAttctttagaaattttaataactaaatatttttacgCAACTTTTCTTACaactaaaaagatataaaatgaaaagagagaaaaatctaGAAAAGGAAAGTTGTATCAACTTTTCATTGGTTTGAGTGGAATCAAGTTAAAATTCATTGTAAAGCCTCAagtcttatgaataaaaaaaattatgattaagaGAAGACATATATACACTTAAGTAAAATCAAGTTTTCtaacaaaaatcaattattaGCAAAGCCCATAAATTCTTTGCACCTGTAAGAtggtgaaaaaataaatataaatgatgtattgggataaaaaaagtaatatagaaagttcttgaaaaataaataatatctcttacattttattttttcctcctTGGCAAAGTATGACAATTATTAACTATATTGTAAaatatgcattttaaaaaaattaaattaatactataaatttaaattacaaattaaattatattaatggttatataatattttaatgatgcaattaattgattgataacCCTGCATATATCTTTTAATAGATTGATTCCtaatcattttctttatttattactccctccattctttttaattgtagggtttgtgaagaaattttatttctatttcaagatcacattaattatttttttatctattgtaTACCCTTACTTCTCTCATAATCTTTAATTAAGTTTACACATGCATTTATGGtagagtgaaaagaaaagaggtTAAATAGAAAACCCacaattattttgttaaaatcaagagaatttattaaatttggcatattttttggtttcttgtttatTCAGTCTGGAATGACTAATAATTGGAGTAGTTTTTCTTTTGCCTAAGAGACAGTCATTTGTAGGAAAGATGGTGGCTTGAAATTAGGTGTGATTAATTTAGTGTTGTTAAATATATAAGTCACCACTTAAATCATTTAACTTTCTAggtattcttaaaatattgtattattaattagaattaattaatttaattattttttaatcttgatgaataattatttgtttcttataaaaaaatattagaagtatatttttttaaaatttatatattaataataaaatatcttgatttggtgaataatattttatataatattatttatcttgaaatatatatatatatatatatatatatatatatatatatatatatattataaaatatactttaattataattctatatttttaattatacataacattaaaattgatatattatgttaacaaaattaatattgattatgcagtaaaaaaaatcaattgatcaaatcttatttatatataatctaGTGTTAATTGAATTACATTCAGATTCAGATAAACAAGCTTATCAAAATTTCAGGTAAAAGCTAATCAGAGACAGACTTGTTCCACAAACAACTaatttcattctcttctaaGTTTTCTGCTTAACGCAGTTGTATGGTCATTTTAAGGTGCTCAACAACATCATATCTGAGTCTCTCTTGAAAATTATGTGACTcatatttctctctttctcttctctgAAATCTTCTGTAGTCGGTGTGGATTATACGTGTTTTGCCACTCTGCTATTTTGTTTACCCAAACAAAGAAAAACCTGTTATTATGGGAATAAATCCTTATGAGTAGTGCTCTTGTATGTTTCATGGCATTTTTGTCCTTATTTTCCTACAGAGAGTTGGAACACTTCCATAAGAAAATCAGTTATGGAAAAACTGAGGGCAAGAATTAGAAAGTATACTATATTTGGTATAGTTTGAGAAGGATAAGGTAAGAGGGTTGGCAATTATGTCAGCTCTAGCAAAATGGGTGTTGTAATCTTCTTaacatatatagagagagatcgAGAGACGATGATGTATCAAGTTCCTTGATCTGACTAATTTGTTTgcaaaattttatatgaattaaatatttgttgttatatagttttatagtagttaatatttacttatacttttaaaaaatattatacattctttaatttatttaataaagtaccaggtttatattttaaaactttactAAAATTGTTGACTTTATCTacttattacttttaatttaatgattaaattaataaatttatctttgtgtgtgagagagaattATACTTATACTTAATCATACACCTTTAATAActttgtata harbors:
- the LOC114405924 gene encoding uncharacterized protein LOC114405924, giving the protein MSSTAYLLLLFLGISLHACYARHLSPLNKKLEEKSYFSIKSDEKNGLDSSPKQLNEAGHNKTETRLVGDSVKPRNQRSTNHHRVVHKATDANASGGGALQKSLVSVSWRVPHNNKKPRQKHPGFDLDYSPPKTHPPHHN